Proteins encoded within one genomic window of Triticum aestivum cultivar Chinese Spring chromosome 2D, IWGSC CS RefSeq v2.1, whole genome shotgun sequence:
- the LOC123051986 gene encoding 29 kDa ribonucleoprotein A, chloroplastic has protein sequence MAATLFSTALSHHFIPLPSAARPAAASASFACGPLRAVSALLAPRRRLLLPVAVAVSSEFGTEDAEEEQSEGEGGGDSEAEYSEDLKVFVGNLPFTVDSAQLAGLFEQAGSVEMVEVVYDRMTGRSRGFGFVTMGSAEEVAAAVEQFNGYTFQGRPLRVNSGPPPPRDEFAPRTPRTMGGGGGGGGSFDSANKLYVGNLSWGVDNSTLENLFSEQGKVLDAKVIYDRDSGRSRGFGFVTYGSADEVNNAISNLDGVDLDGRQIRVTVAESKPREQRRF, from the exons ATGGCGGCCACCCTCTTCTCCACCGCGCTCTCGCACCACTTCATCCCGCTCCCCtccgccgccaggcccgccgccgcctccgcctccttcgCCTGCGGCCCGCTGCGCGCCGTGTCGGCGCTGCTGGCGCCGCGGAGGCGGCTCCTGCTGCCCGTGGCCGTGGCCGTGTCGTCCGAGTTCGGGACGGAGGACGCCGAGGAGGAGCAGAGCGAGGGCGAGGGCGGGGGCGACTCCGAGGCCGAGTACTCCGAGGACCTCAAGGTCTTCGTCGGCAACCTCCCCTTCACCGTCGACAGCGCGCAGCTCGCCGGGCTCTTCGAGCAGGCCGGCTCCGTCGAGATGGTCGAG GTTGTATACGATAGGATGACCGGACGGAGCCGTGGATTTGGATTCGTCACAATGGGTTCAGCTGAGGAAGTTGCTGCCGCTGTCGAGCAATTCAATGGTTAT ACGTTCCAAGGAAGACCCCTCAGGGTTAACTCCGGACCACCACCACCCAGAGATGAATTCGCACCCAGAACACCGAGGACCatgggcggtggtggcggcggcggcggcagctttgATTCAGCCAACAAGCTCTACGTCGGAAACCTATCCTGGGGCGTCGACAACTCAACGCTCGAGAACCTGTTCAGCGAACAAGGAAAGGTGCTTGATGCCAAGGTCATCTATGACCGTGACAGCGGCAGGTCGAGGGGCTTTGGTTTCGTTACCTATGGCTCTGCTGATGAGGTCAACAATGCAATCTCGAACCTCGACGGCGTG GACCTCGACGGCAGGCAGATCCGGGTTACCGTCGCAGAGTCGAAGCCGAGGGAGCAAAGGCGGTTTTAA